Proteins from one Triticum aestivum cultivar Chinese Spring chromosome 7A, IWGSC CS RefSeq v2.1, whole genome shotgun sequence genomic window:
- the LOC123153887 gene encoding uncharacterized protein, giving the protein MWWLNGSAAVARERESDEQAGDNVAFVSVKPNTRVFIGILTSQERAQLGLELTLTTMVPAPGTPDGFFLCVYCDRKFRSSQALRGHQNTHKHERAARRRQDRAVAAVMQAQDVLCSVSAVRKAGKAVADSVRKQEDPSGGNEGGSSSERGHEVDLSLRL; this is encoded by the exons ATGTGGTGGCTGAATGGCTCAGCCGCCGTGGCGAGGGAAAGAGAGTCTGATGAGCAAGCTGGCGACAATGTGGCGTTCGTTTCCGTTAAGCCTAACACACGGGTTTTCATCGGAATCTTG ACCAGCCAGGAGCGAGCACAGCTCGGCCTAGAGCTCACATTGACCACCATGGTGCCGGCGCCTGGCACACCGGACGGCTTCTTCCTCTGCGTCTACTGTGACCGCAAGTTCCGCAGTTCGCAGGCGCTCCGCGGCCACCAGAACACGCACAAGCATGAGCGCGCCGCCAGGCGCAGGCAGGACCGCGCAGTCGCGGCGGTGATGCAGGCACAGGACGTCTTATGTTCGGTGTCTGCGGTGAGGAAAGCTGGGAAGGCTGTTGCTGATTCTGTACGGAAGCAGGAAGACCCCTCAGGCGGCAATGAAGGCGGGAGCTCTTCGGAGCGCGGCCACGAGGTGGACTTGTCTCTCCGGCTATAA
- the LOC123148960 gene encoding zinc finger protein 7-like produces the protein MEQASSAQAELSLELTLAADVGVVPAEAGFFLCVYCYRRFRTSQALGSHQNAHKQERAVAKRRRDAAAAMRPSPARKAAARMPEEPAGGVMAHKDGSSCRESDPELDLSLRL, from the coding sequence ATGGAGCAAGCGAGCAGCGCGCAGGCCGAGCTTAGCCTCGAGCTCACCCTGGCCGCCGACGTGGGTGTGGTGCCGGCGGAGGCAGGCTTTTTCCTCTGCGTCTACTGCTACCGCAGGTTCCGCACCTCGCAGGCACTCGGCAGCCACCAAAACGCGCACAAGCAAGAGCGCGCCGTCGCTAAGCGACGCCGGGATGCCGCCGCCGCGATGCGCCCCTCCCCTGCCAGGAAGGCTGCTGCTCGAATGCCGGAGGAGCCTGCTGGTGGTGTCATGGCGCACAAGGACGGCAGCAGCTGCCGGGAGAGCGACCCCGAGCTGGACTTGTCTCTCCGTCTGTAA